Proteins found in one Bacillota bacterium genomic segment:
- the fabF gene encoding beta-ketoacyl-ACP synthase II, giving the protein MVRRVVITGLGIISPFGVGKEVFWSSLVNGKSGIRRIQGFNCSDYPTTIAGEVPDFDPATFLDRKEARRMDRFQQFAVAGASLALKDAKLEITPENADMTGVIVASGIGGLGTMEESMKILLEKGPRRVGPFVVPMMITDLAAGHISILFGAKGPNFCTTSACASSSHAIGEAFEAIKRGTADIMITGGAEASITPLGVAAFCGARTLSTRNDEPELASRPFDAERDGFVMGEGAGILILEELSHAVKRGADIYAEIVGYGVTADAYHITQPDPTGRGAMRAMEMAIEESGIEKEKVDYINAHGTSTEIGDIAETKAIKGLFGEHAYKLLVSSTKSMTGHLLGAAGAIELAACALALKDSIVPPTINLTNPDPECDLNYVPNHSIKQDISTALSNSFGFGGHNASLLIKKYED; this is encoded by the coding sequence ATGGTTAGAAGAGTAGTCATAACCGGGTTAGGAATTATATCGCCCTTTGGAGTAGGGAAGGAAGTATTTTGGTCCAGCCTTGTAAATGGAAAATCAGGGATAAGACGGATTCAAGGTTTCAACTGCTCTGATTATCCGACAACTATAGCAGGAGAGGTGCCCGACTTTGACCCAGCCACGTTTCTTGACCGAAAAGAGGCAAGACGCATGGATCGCTTCCAACAGTTTGCAGTTGCTGGCGCGTCACTTGCCCTAAAGGATGCTAAGCTTGAAATAACACCGGAAAATGCTGATATGACGGGTGTTATCGTTGCTTCTGGCATTGGCGGTCTCGGAACGATGGAGGAGTCAATGAAGATTCTTCTTGAAAAAGGCCCACGGAGAGTTGGCCCGTTTGTCGTTCCCATGATGATAACAGACCTTGCCGCAGGGCATATCTCAATATTGTTTGGGGCTAAAGGGCCTAATTTTTGCACAACATCCGCATGCGCATCAAGCAGTCATGCCATCGGAGAAGCTTTCGAAGCAATAAAACGCGGTACGGCCGACATCATGATAACAGGCGGTGCGGAGGCTTCCATAACACCGCTAGGAGTTGCAGCTTTTTGCGGAGCAAGAACCCTGTCGACGCGAAATGATGAGCCTGAGCTGGCTAGTAGGCCGTTTGACGCCGAGCGCGACGGCTTTGTTATGGGCGAAGGAGCGGGTATCTTAATCCTTGAAGAGTTGAGCCATGCGGTAAAAAGAGGTGCCGATATATATGCTGAAATAGTAGGATACGGCGTGACCGCAGACGCTTATCACATAACCCAACCGGATCCAACCGGCAGGGGAGCCATGCGGGCGATGGAAATGGCCATTGAAGAATCAGGAATCGAGAAAGAAAAGGTCGATTACATAAATGCACACGGTACATCTACTGAAATAGGAGATATCGCCGAAACAAAGGCTATAAAAGGTCTTTTTGGCGAGCATGCATACAAACTTTTGGTAAGTTCGACTAAATCCATGACAGGGCATCTGCTTGGAGCCGCAGGAGCTATCGAGCTTGCAGCTTGTGCTCTCGCACTAAAAGATAGCATAGTCCCTCCTACAATTAATCTTACGAATCCGGACCCCGAATGTGACCTTAACTATGTGCCAAACCATTCAATTAAACAAGATATAAGCACTGCCCTCTCAAACTCATTCGGATTTGGCGGACATAACGCTAGCTTACTTATAAAAAAGTACGAGGATTAG
- a CDS encoding nitronate monooxygenase codes for MNLPSLRIGDLVAKLPIIQGGMAVRISMAKLASAVANEGGIGLIAASGIKPPELVENIRAARRQSDGIIGINVMVAVLEFANLVKAAIQEGIDLIVTGAGISRDAYKWCSEAKIPLVPIVSSEKAAKLAEKSGAAAVILEGKEAGGHLGTLEPMFDVLPRIVKSVRIPVIAAGGILHGEDIARALHAGASGVQMGSRFALSNEANADIAWKMACVNAKPEDVVLVESPVGMPGRALKNSFVKRIMATGKEKIKVRCVKCLKECKRNYCIFDALERGRVGDLDNGLIFCGERIGEIKDILSVKEIFKRLVREYENAVSPVGSYG; via the coding sequence ATGAATTTACCAAGCCTTAGAATAGGCGATTTAGTGGCTAAATTGCCGATAATACAAGGAGGCATGGCTGTTAGAATATCGATGGCCAAGCTTGCATCGGCAGTAGCAAACGAGGGAGGCATAGGGCTAATAGCTGCGTCTGGCATAAAGCCTCCAGAATTAGTTGAAAATATAAGAGCGGCTCGGCGGCAGAGCGACGGCATAATCGGTATTAATGTCATGGTAGCCGTACTTGAATTTGCTAACCTTGTAAAAGCTGCAATTCAGGAAGGCATTGATCTTATAGTAACCGGCGCTGGAATATCAAGAGACGCGTACAAGTGGTGTTCCGAGGCCAAAATACCTTTAGTGCCGATAGTATCTTCTGAAAAAGCAGCGAAGCTTGCAGAAAAATCAGGCGCAGCTGCAGTTATTTTAGAGGGAAAAGAGGCAGGCGGCCATCTCGGAACCCTAGAGCCGATGTTTGATGTTCTGCCAAGGATAGTAAAATCAGTCAGAATACCTGTAATTGCCGCAGGCGGTATTTTACACGGGGAAGATATAGCGAGGGCCTTGCATGCAGGAGCAAGCGGCGTGCAGATGGGATCGCGATTCGCCCTTAGCAATGAAGCGAACGCTGATATTGCATGGAAAATGGCTTGCGTAAATGCAAAACCTGAAGATGTGGTCTTGGTGGAAAGCCCCGTCGGAATGCCGGGCCGCGCTCTAAAAAACAGTTTTGTTAAGCGAATAATGGCTACTGGCAAAGAGAAGATAAAGGTGCGCTGTGTCAAATGCTTAAAAGAATGCAAAAGGAACTATTGTATATTTGACGCTCTTGAAAGGGGCAGAGTAGGGGACCTTGATAACGGTCTAATATTTTGCGGTGAGCGTATCGGTGAGATAAAAGACATCTTATCAGTAAAGGAGATATTCAAAAGGCTCGTGAGAGAGTATGAAAATGCAGTAAGCCCGGTGGGAAGCTATGGTTAG
- the ftsY gene encoding signal recognition particle-docking protein FtsY yields the protein MSWFQRLKQGLLKSRENIVGQISSLLTLRGKIDDELWDDIEAILIQADIGVQSTMRIIDNLRDRVAEERITEANLIIGLLKEELINILRTEAAQTVHNTATRRIYIIVGVNGTGKTTTIAKLARRFLKDGASVMLGAADTFRAAAVEQLDIWAKRLNVDIVKHERGADPAAVVYDAIHAAHARKADVLLIDTAGRLHTYVNLMEELKKIKRIAEREKGDAEVITLLVIDATTGQNGIAQARLFDEALKVDGIVLTKLDGTAKGGIVLAIQDELKIPIRYVGVGEGMDDLQKFNPEEFVEALVGQQE from the coding sequence TTGTCTTGGTTTCAAAGGCTTAAGCAGGGATTGTTAAAAAGCCGCGAAAATATTGTCGGTCAGATAAGCAGCCTCCTAACACTTAGAGGTAAGATTGACGATGAGCTTTGGGATGATATCGAGGCGATACTTATCCAGGCTGATATCGGAGTCCAATCTACCATGCGGATAATTGATAATCTTAGGGATAGAGTTGCCGAGGAAAGGATTACTGAAGCCAACCTGATTATTGGTCTATTAAAAGAAGAACTCATAAATATTCTCAGAACAGAGGCAGCGCAAACCGTTCATAACACAGCAACAAGGCGTATATACATTATAGTGGGCGTAAATGGCACCGGGAAAACGACAACGATCGCAAAGCTTGCAAGAAGATTTTTGAAAGATGGTGCATCGGTGATGCTTGGCGCAGCGGATACGTTTAGGGCTGCGGCTGTTGAACAGCTTGATATATGGGCAAAAAGATTAAACGTCGATATTGTTAAACACGAGCGCGGCGCTGACCCTGCAGCAGTCGTTTACGATGCCATCCATGCTGCACATGCAAGAAAGGCCGATGTTTTGCTAATTGATACTGCTGGAAGACTGCATACCTACGTAAATCTCATGGAAGAGCTTAAAAAGATAAAAAGGATAGCCGAGCGCGAAAAAGGCGATGCAGAAGTTATTACCCTGCTCGTAATTGACGCGACCACTGGGCAAAACGGAATAGCACAGGCAAGACTATTCGATGAGGCGCTAAAAGTTGATGGTATCGTGCTTACAAAACTTGATGGCACAGCAAAAGGCGGAATTGTCCTCGCGATTCAGGATGAGCTTAAAATACCGATCCGCTATGTTGGCGTTGGCGAAGGCATGGACGACCTGCAAAAATTCAACCCTGAAGAATTCGTTGAAGCCCTCGTGGGACAGCAAGAATAG
- the rnc gene encoding ribonuclease III → MSLPDNVFKAEDKLGFHFKNKELLFQALTHRSYSFEQGLSVTNEKLEFLGDSVLNLVVTEYIYHRFPELTEGDLAKLRANIVNANFLAEIAKKLNIGECLLMGKGAEQTGGRTRVSILGDALEAIIGAIYLDQGMEAAKEFILKNFKRLIDERESLGQFGDPKTRLQELVMARYGNIPRYRTVDEFGPVHDRSFVVKVYINDKVWGQGVGKSKKKAEQEAAKEALAKFESEVRKQ, encoded by the coding sequence ATGTCGCTACCAGATAACGTTTTTAAAGCAGAGGATAAGCTCGGCTTTCATTTTAAGAATAAAGAGTTGTTGTTTCAGGCGTTAACCCATCGGTCTTATAGTTTTGAGCAAGGCCTTTCGGTAACGAATGAAAAACTGGAATTCTTGGGTGATTCGGTACTTAACCTTGTGGTTACAGAGTACATTTATCATAGATTTCCAGAGCTAACTGAAGGCGATCTTGCAAAATTAAGGGCTAACATTGTTAACGCTAACTTCCTCGCAGAGATCGCCAAGAAACTCAATATTGGTGAATGCCTTCTAATGGGAAAAGGGGCTGAGCAAACCGGGGGAAGAACAAGGGTCTCAATATTGGGAGATGCGCTTGAAGCTATAATAGGGGCTATTTATCTTGACCAGGGGATGGAGGCAGCTAAGGAATTCATCCTTAAAAACTTCAAAAGGCTTATAGATGAGAGAGAGTCCTTGGGGCAATTTGGAGATCCAAAGACGAGATTGCAAGAGCTCGTCATGGCCCGGTATGGCAACATTCCACGATACCGCACCGTAGACGAATTCGGACCTGTGCATGATAGAAGCTTTGTAGTCAAAGTTTATATAAACGATAAGGTCTGGGGTCAAGGTGTGGGCAAAAGCAAGAAAAAAGCCGAACAAGAAGCTGCCAAAGAGGCTTTGGCTAAGTTTGAGAGTGAAGTGAGGAAACAATAG
- the fabK gene encoding enoyl-[acyl-carrier-protein] reductase FabK — protein sequence MIRTQLCDLLGIEYPIIQGGMAWVSTAELVAAVSNAGGLGIIGAGHMPTDVLREQIKQTKELTKKPFGVNLMLLTPHIDELIEVTYEEHVPVVTTGAGNAGSLIKRFKEIGTKVIPVIPSIALAQRMEKAGADAVIAEGTEAGGHIGELTTMALVPQVVDAISIPVIAAGGIADGRGLAAALSLGAEGVQVGTRFLCATECTVHERYKQKIIAAKDRDTTVTGRSTGHPVRVIKNKLSREFDRMEKEGYSIEELEKFGAGKLRLAAKDGDVDHGSVMAGQIAGLVKEIKPAAEIIKEMVNDAEAIITGLQDIIAKPVNA from the coding sequence GTGATAAGAACTCAACTTTGTGATTTGTTGGGGATAGAGTACCCCATTATTCAAGGTGGGATGGCCTGGGTATCAACCGCTGAGCTAGTGGCTGCAGTATCTAATGCAGGAGGCCTTGGCATAATCGGGGCCGGCCATATGCCCACAGATGTCCTTCGCGAACAGATTAAGCAAACGAAGGAGTTAACCAAAAAGCCCTTTGGCGTTAATCTAATGCTGCTTACACCTCACATAGACGAATTAATTGAAGTGACCTACGAGGAGCATGTACCAGTCGTCACGACCGGTGCTGGTAATGCGGGTTCTCTTATTAAGCGCTTTAAAGAAATAGGAACGAAAGTGATTCCTGTTATTCCTTCTATCGCGTTGGCGCAAAGAATGGAGAAGGCAGGCGCAGACGCAGTTATTGCGGAAGGGACAGAAGCAGGCGGTCATATAGGCGAATTAACTACGATGGCGCTGGTTCCACAAGTTGTTGATGCGATTAGCATACCAGTTATCGCAGCGGGGGGTATCGCAGATGGCCGGGGCCTTGCTGCGGCGCTTTCCCTTGGTGCAGAGGGAGTACAAGTAGGGACAAGGTTCCTGTGTGCAACTGAGTGCACAGTACATGAAAGATATAAACAAAAAATTATCGCGGCAAAAGATAGAGATACCACGGTAACAGGCCGTTCGACCGGTCATCCGGTAAGAGTAATAAAAAACAAGCTATCAAGAGAGTTCGACCGTATGGAAAAAGAAGGATATTCGATTGAAGAGCTTGAAAAATTTGGAGCTGGAAAGTTAAGGCTGGCGGCTAAAGACGGCGATGTTGATCATGGCAGCGTAATGGCGGGACAAATTGCAGGTCTTGTAAAAGAAATCAAACCGGCCGCCGAGATTATCAAAGAAATGGTAAATGATGCAGAGGCTATAATAACCGGACTGCAAGATATTATAGCTAAACCGGTAAATGCGTGA
- the fabG gene encoding 3-oxoacyl-[acyl-carrier-protein] reductase, whose protein sequence is MRLNRKIALVTGGTRGIGEAICIRLAKEGADIAFTGHDQDAAKNVISAISNLGKRALFLEADVTDKDRVVAAVSDIEKQLGPIDILVNNAGITRDNLFIRMKEEDWQAVIDTNLTGIFNVTQAVAKTMLRKKRGSIINISSVIGLAGNPGQANYAASKAGIIGLTKALAKEFSNRNIRVNAVAPGFIETDMTKKLSDDVREKARLQIPLGFFGKPDDVAASVVFLASDDARYITGQVLVVDGGMIM, encoded by the coding sequence ATGAGATTAAATAGAAAAATAGCCCTTGTAACAGGCGGAACTCGTGGTATCGGTGAGGCAATTTGCATAAGGCTAGCCAAAGAGGGTGCAGATATTGCCTTTACAGGCCACGATCAAGACGCCGCCAAAAATGTCATCTCCGCTATCAGCAATCTTGGCAAAAGGGCGCTTTTCTTAGAGGCAGACGTTACGGATAAGGACAGGGTTGTTGCGGCTGTATCCGACATCGAAAAACAGCTCGGGCCCATAGATATCCTTGTAAATAATGCGGGAATTACGCGGGACAATCTCTTTATAAGGATGAAAGAAGAAGATTGGCAAGCGGTTATCGATACTAACCTTACAGGAATATTCAATGTTACCCAAGCGGTTGCCAAGACAATGCTTAGGAAGAAAAGAGGTTCAATTATTAACATATCCTCAGTTATTGGTTTAGCTGGAAACCCTGGGCAGGCCAACTACGCAGCATCAAAGGCCGGTATCATCGGACTTACAAAAGCTCTAGCAAAGGAGTTTTCGAACCGAAATATAAGAGTAAATGCAGTCGCGCCGGGATTTATCGAAACGGATATGACAAAGAAACTTTCCGACGATGTACGTGAGAAGGCCCGGCTGCAGATACCCCTAGGGTTTTTTGGCAAGCCAGATGATGTTGCGGCTTCTGTGGTCTTTTTGGCTTCTGATGATGCACGTTACATAACCGGACAGGTTCTGGTTGTAGACGGTGGCATGATTATGTAG
- the smc gene encoding chromosome segregation protein SMC, protein MYLKSLTLRGFKSFADRTVIRFEPGVTSIVGPNGSGKSNISDAVMWVLGEQSARSLRSGSMDDVIFAGSAARPALGMAEVSLTLSNTDGLLPIEFSEVTITRRLFRSGESDYYINNSPCRLLDIQELLLDSGLGKGLYSIIGQGRLEEVLNSKPEDKRLLIEEAAGILKHKKRKERAVKRLASMDQNLQRAKDIVQEISRQLKPLKNQAIKAQEYVTLTDRLKTLEVGLAITHLHKLQDDWQNVITLESELREKLSDLKTQLSDMHDGYEKLQVEFEAKNFYSGDINEKRRRLQSAEERIRSNIDLLAEKQKNIEQRISEAKHNISQAEQRKAGLAEQRDWLSKEKASLQENLKNNASSLASLEQEMEETKAKRLELEENINRLKAKIQNESNIAESYQVELHGLQLAVQTNENQLNFLREEYDKTTKKKNELYQKLEQKKRDAELVGIELTKLEFQFNELNMLTEQLKRELEDIRKRDSELKQEFAGIKARIKALEDIIDSFPSLDDITNALDIVDMQEFLGLLKDAIAVKPEFERAIEAALGGDIFCVVLENSNNLKKLANERHKDSLGMASFIASDRARFSLPSAKLPFTTWALDVVSYPDKFKYAVSALLSHVYIVSDFNTALLLQDKVENEVLVTLSGEVILPNGKVIFGAANESVGILGYQRELQELNSKLNDLEDEIEASKKIQADIEMRLESFNVQKDDFWTRLQARKVEQKNIRQTISDIEPELSLEISHEKLVREKILKLEAKLKEDMDSISRLKQESKAQRDKLYTLQYNLDEATKKREIYHEEESRLRVEIEKLKVDIESLNERLLHNTRRSLRANNELKDFDLHVDEKRAFLDFLENLNEKFGPFKVVLQDILKSIAFRQEQVIEMTSFEEGSLEDLRNLLRQHQLDINKINDQIESTIKQIHETEVRKAQLELKVTSAVQKVVDEYGIPLEKALDYRITIPDEEAEAEISSLRKRIAALGPVNPVAVEEYNQLEERHKFFVDQIEDLQRSRRALMKVISAIEQKMKIRFSETFEKVNENFQKVFEALFPGGQAELILTDPEDIKNSGIDIVAQPGGKKLQRLSLLSGGEKSLVALAFSFALYQTRPSPFYILDEVEAALDDINLQRFITLINKLKQKSQVLIITHQRRTMEIADSLYGVSMQADGVSKLISQKFSEVTIGVG, encoded by the coding sequence TTGTACTTAAAGTCGTTGACCCTGAGAGGATTTAAATCGTTTGCCGACAGAACTGTTATAAGATTCGAACCAGGGGTCACATCTATAGTTGGGCCCAATGGGAGTGGCAAAAGCAATATAAGCGATGCCGTAATGTGGGTGCTTGGAGAACAAAGCGCAAGGTCGCTGCGGAGCGGCTCTATGGATGATGTCATCTTTGCCGGAAGCGCGGCCAGGCCAGCGCTAGGAATGGCAGAAGTTTCACTTACTTTAAGCAATACAGATGGACTGCTACCTATCGAATTTAGCGAAGTAACGATTACGAGACGACTCTTTCGTTCAGGAGAGAGCGATTATTATATTAACAACTCACCTTGCAGACTCCTTGACATACAGGAACTGCTTTTAGATTCCGGTCTTGGCAAAGGCCTCTATTCCATTATCGGACAGGGCCGCTTGGAAGAAGTACTAAACAGCAAGCCTGAAGACAAACGACTATTAATAGAAGAAGCAGCAGGAATACTAAAGCACAAGAAGCGAAAAGAGCGCGCTGTGAAAAGGCTGGCCTCAATGGATCAAAACCTTCAGCGCGCAAAAGATATAGTGCAGGAGATCAGTAGACAACTAAAACCTTTAAAAAACCAAGCCATTAAAGCCCAGGAGTACGTCACCCTAACCGATAGACTTAAAACACTTGAGGTCGGGCTTGCGATAACCCACCTGCATAAACTACAAGACGATTGGCAGAATGTGATAACGCTGGAGTCGGAACTACGTGAGAAATTAAGTGACCTTAAAACCCAGCTCTCAGATATGCACGATGGCTACGAGAAACTGCAGGTAGAATTTGAGGCGAAGAATTTCTATTCAGGCGACATAAACGAGAAAAGAAGAAGGCTTCAATCTGCCGAAGAACGTATTCGCTCGAATATAGATTTGTTAGCAGAAAAGCAAAAGAACATCGAGCAGAGGATTAGCGAAGCAAAACACAATATCTCGCAGGCAGAGCAAAGAAAAGCCGGCCTTGCCGAACAGCGCGATTGGTTAAGCAAAGAAAAAGCCTCTCTCCAAGAAAACCTTAAAAACAACGCATCCTCGCTGGCAAGCCTTGAGCAAGAGATGGAGGAAACCAAAGCAAAACGGCTTGAGTTAGAAGAGAATATAAATAGGCTAAAGGCAAAAATCCAGAATGAGAGCAATATTGCAGAGAGTTATCAGGTTGAGCTCCATGGGTTGCAGCTAGCTGTACAGACCAATGAGAACCAACTAAATTTTCTAAGAGAAGAGTATGATAAAACAACAAAAAAGAAAAACGAGCTATATCAAAAGCTTGAGCAAAAGAAAAGAGATGCAGAGCTTGTTGGTATCGAATTAACCAAGCTAGAGTTCCAGTTCAATGAACTTAATATGCTCACTGAGCAGCTTAAGCGCGAGCTAGAAGATATACGCAAACGTGACAGCGAACTAAAGCAAGAATTTGCGGGCATTAAGGCAAGAATCAAAGCTCTTGAAGATATAATCGATTCTTTTCCGTCATTAGATGACATAACAAACGCACTGGATATAGTAGATATGCAGGAGTTTCTAGGTCTCCTGAAAGACGCAATAGCGGTAAAGCCAGAATTTGAGCGGGCAATCGAAGCGGCACTTGGTGGCGATATCTTCTGCGTTGTCCTTGAGAACTCTAATAATTTAAAAAAACTTGCAAACGAGAGGCATAAAGACTCATTGGGTATGGCCTCTTTTATAGCAAGCGACCGGGCTAGGTTCAGCCTGCCTTCCGCAAAACTGCCCTTTACTACTTGGGCCCTTGATGTGGTATCTTACCCTGATAAGTTCAAATATGCGGTAAGTGCGCTTTTAAGCCATGTCTATATTGTCTCAGATTTTAATACGGCACTTCTTCTGCAGGACAAGGTAGAAAATGAGGTGCTAGTAACGCTTAGCGGCGAAGTTATCCTACCCAATGGCAAAGTTATCTTTGGTGCAGCAAACGAATCAGTAGGAATCCTGGGATATCAGAGGGAGCTTCAAGAACTCAACAGTAAATTGAACGACCTCGAAGATGAAATCGAGGCGTCTAAAAAAATCCAAGCCGATATTGAAATGCGGCTCGAATCGTTTAACGTGCAAAAAGATGATTTCTGGACAAGATTGCAAGCAAGAAAAGTTGAGCAAAAAAATATCAGACAGACGATAAGCGATATCGAGCCGGAGCTTTCGCTTGAAATATCGCACGAAAAACTCGTTCGCGAGAAAATACTCAAGCTTGAGGCAAAACTGAAAGAAGATATGGATAGCATTTCAAGGTTAAAACAAGAGTCCAAGGCGCAAAGGGATAAACTTTATACTTTGCAATATAATCTAGACGAAGCGACAAAGAAAAGAGAAATTTACCACGAAGAAGAATCAAGGTTAAGAGTCGAGATCGAGAAGCTAAAAGTCGATATAGAATCGCTAAACGAAAGACTTTTGCATAATACAAGAAGGTCCTTAAGAGCAAACAACGAACTTAAAGACTTCGATCTTCACGTTGATGAGAAACGGGCCTTTTTAGATTTTTTAGAAAATCTAAACGAAAAATTCGGCCCATTTAAGGTGGTGCTGCAGGATATCCTGAAATCTATTGCCTTTCGCCAGGAACAGGTAATAGAAATGACCTCATTTGAGGAGGGCTCACTTGAGGATTTAAGAAATTTGCTTCGCCAGCATCAGCTTGATATCAATAAGATTAACGATCAGATAGAGTCTACAATCAAACAGATCCACGAAACTGAGGTAAGAAAAGCCCAGCTTGAGTTAAAAGTAACATCGGCCGTCCAAAAAGTAGTCGATGAATATGGAATACCTCTTGAGAAAGCACTGGATTACCGGATTACAATCCCTGATGAAGAAGCAGAAGCTGAGATATCGAGCCTCAGAAAACGTATTGCAGCTCTCGGTCCGGTAAACCCAGTAGCCGTCGAAGAATATAATCAGCTTGAGGAGAGGCATAAATTCTTTGTTGATCAGATAGAAGATCTGCAACGAAGCAGGCGCGCCTTAATGAAAGTAATCAGTGCAATCGAACAAAAAATGAAAATTCGCTTCAGTGAGACCTTTGAGAAAGTAAATGAAAACTTCCAAAAGGTATTTGAAGCGCTCTTTCCTGGTGGGCAGGCAGAGCTTATCCTAACCGACCCTGAGGATATTAAAAACAGCGGCATAGATATAGTGGCGCAGCCGGGAGGAAAGAAACTACAAAGGCTCTCGCTCCTCTCAGGAGGCGAAAAGTCACTGGTTGCACTGGCCTTCTCATTTGCACTCTACCAAACGAGGCCAAGCCCATTTTATATCCTCGACGAGGTCGAAGCAGCGCTAGATGATATCAACCTGCAGCGATTTATAACCCTCATAAATAAGTTAAAACAGAAAAGCCAGGTCCTCATAATCACTCACCAGCGAAGAACGATGGAGATCGCAGATTCGCTTTATGGGGTATCGATGCAAGCCGACGGCGTCTCAAAGCTTATCTCGCAAAAGTTTAGTGAGGTAACAATAGGCGTTGGGTAG
- the acpP gene encoding acyl carrier protein has protein sequence MADSQIFAKVKDIIVEQLGCDEDEVKPTTSFIDDLGADSLDIVELIMAMEEEFDIEIPDEDAASISTVEDVIEYIEHKV, from the coding sequence ATGGCTGACAGTCAGATTTTTGCAAAAGTAAAGGATATTATAGTTGAGCAGTTAGGCTGCGATGAGGATGAAGTAAAGCCGACAACATCCTTTATTGACGATCTTGGAGCAGATAGCCTAGATATCGTTGAGTTGATCATGGCTATGGAAGAGGAGTTCGATATTGAGATTCCAGATGAGGATGCTGCTTCTATTAGCACCGTAGAGGATGTAATCGAGTATATCGAGCACAAGGTATAG
- the fabD gene encoding ACP S-malonyltransferase, producing MAMNGIAFVFPGQGSQYIGMGKDMVDKYHDIEHTFNRAKEISGVDYLDICLNGPAEKLNNTVHTQPCIYILSMGIFRVIDNYGFKPQIMAGHSLGEYTALTAARALKFSDGLRIVAKRAELMGKEADKYPGKMFAVLGADMRDVDAMVSELSEHGTISVANYNCPGQIVISVEAYIEEMAIKALKDIGVKKVVELPVSGAFHSAMMTNAENQFTKFLDNYIFLSADIPIVPNTLAKPAMEAIELRAALQTQMSTSVKWQQSIEQMIGLGIRTFIEVGPGQVLSKIIKRIDKQVEVLPTETPELLDKVIEHLKNC from the coding sequence ATGGCAATGAACGGAATAGCTTTTGTTTTCCCAGGGCAAGGCTCCCAATATATAGGCATGGGTAAGGATATGGTCGATAAATACCATGATATCGAGCATACCTTTAACCGTGCAAAAGAAATATCAGGCGTGGATTATCTTGATATATGCCTTAACGGGCCTGCAGAAAAGCTAAACAATACTGTACATACGCAACCGTGCATCTATATACTCAGCATGGGCATCTTTAGGGTCATTGATAACTATGGATTTAAACCGCAAATTATGGCCGGACATAGCCTGGGTGAGTACACAGCGCTAACAGCAGCAAGAGCTTTGAAATTCTCTGACGGATTGCGTATAGTTGCTAAAAGAGCTGAGTTAATGGGCAAAGAAGCCGATAAATATCCCGGTAAAATGTTTGCGGTTCTAGGTGCCGATATGCGAGATGTTGACGCTATGGTAAGCGAATTGTCTGAGCATGGTACCATATCGGTGGCAAACTATAACTGTCCCGGACAGATTGTGATATCGGTCGAAGCTTATATAGAGGAGATGGCTATCAAAGCGCTTAAGGATATCGGTGTTAAAAAGGTAGTCGAGTTGCCTGTAAGCGGAGCATTTCATTCTGCAATGATGACAAATGCAGAGAACCAGTTTACAAAGTTTCTCGATAATTATATTTTCTTAAGCGCTGATATACCTATTGTGCCGAATACGCTAGCAAAGCCAGCCATGGAAGCTATAGAATTAAGGGCAGCGCTTCAAACGCAGATGTCTACATCTGTTAAGTGGCAACAATCAATAGAGCAAATGATAGGTTTGGGGATAAGAACCTTTATTGAAGTGGGGCCGGGGCAAGTTCTCTCAAAAATTATTAAGAGAATCGATAAGCAGGTTGAAGTGTTGCCAACCGAAACGCCGGAATTATTAGATAAAGTTATTGAGCATTTAAAGAATTGTTAG